Proteins from a genomic interval of Candidatus Caldatribacterium sp.:
- a CDS encoding AMP-binding protein: MKTTIPERLKSIAREYRDKTAVSFGKERLSYEELLKEIDKEVERMREAGVTPGCRVVTAIGNSFPALRFYLACLRLGVIPIPLSPRTPQDMWIRILKASSAQFILTETKLEDPDIPFALMGKDGVTAYPLKFLPSSFPLPDFDSPVAALFPTSGTTGTPKLVMLTHWNLLSDIDSCFDLVDISPEDRMLGILPMFHVFGFSIAYLLPLMKGMTLTLVPSLYPLEEFVTALKRDQSTVFLGVPAVFSILAGARKRVPFDLHPLRLLICGGDALPARVREAFESAFGLRIIEGYGITEASPVVSVNPSPEVRVPGSAGWVIDAINLRIVDEEGKDVPQGEVGEIILSGDPISPGYFANPEENARAFREGWFFTGDLGRMDDQGVLYIEGRKKELIIVSGFNVYPQEVEEVLLDFPGVAKAAVVGVRRELRGEVVKAYIVPQEGCTLDPREIVSFCKKRLPPYKVPRLVEIVPDLPQTATGKVMKFLLAQAPSQKEYEA; the protein is encoded by the coding sequence ATGAAAACAACCATTCCCGAACGCCTGAAGAGTATAGCCCGTGAGTACCGCGACAAAACGGCCGTCTCCTTTGGGAAAGAACGCCTCTCCTATGAAGAGCTCTTAAAGGAAATCGACAAAGAAGTGGAACGAATGCGAGAGGCAGGCGTGACTCCCGGATGCAGAGTTGTCACTGCCATCGGGAATAGCTTTCCTGCGCTTCGCTTCTACCTTGCCTGCCTCCGCCTTGGGGTCATTCCTATTCCCCTTTCCCCGCGCACGCCCCAGGATATGTGGATTAGAATCCTCAAAGCCTCTTCCGCGCAGTTCATCCTCACCGAGACAAAGCTCGAAGACCCTGACATTCCCTTTGCCCTTATGGGGAAGGATGGAGTCACTGCATACCCCTTGAAATTCCTCCCCTCATCTTTTCCGCTGCCTGATTTCGATAGCCCGGTAGCGGCACTCTTTCCGACCTCAGGAACCACAGGAACACCGAAACTCGTGATGCTCACCCACTGGAACCTCCTCTCGGATATCGACAGCTGCTTCGACCTTGTGGACATCTCTCCTGAGGACCGGATGCTCGGGATTCTCCCCATGTTCCACGTTTTCGGGTTTTCCATCGCTTACCTCCTCCCCCTCATGAAGGGGATGACGCTCACCCTTGTCCCTTCCCTCTATCCCCTTGAGGAGTTCGTTACTGCTCTCAAGAGGGACCAGTCCACCGTTTTCCTCGGAGTCCCTGCAGTCTTTTCAATCCTTGCGGGAGCAAGGAAAAGGGTTCCCTTTGACCTCCATCCCCTGCGGCTCCTCATATGCGGTGGGGATGCTCTGCCGGCGCGAGTTCGGGAAGCCTTTGAGAGCGCCTTTGGACTCCGCATCATCGAGGGATACGGCATTACCGAGGCTTCACCGGTGGTCTCAGTAAACCCCTCCCCTGAAGTCCGTGTCCCTGGTTCGGCAGGATGGGTCATCGATGCTATAAACTTGCGCATTGTTGACGAGGAAGGGAAAGACGTCCCCCAGGGCGAAGTCGGAGAAATCATCCTCTCAGGCGACCCCATTTCCCCTGGATACTTTGCAAATCCTGAAGAGAATGCCCGAGCCTTCAGGGAGGGATGGTTCTTCACTGGGGACCTGGGGAGAATGGACGATCAGGGCGTCCTCTACATCGAGGGAAGGAAAAAAGAGCTCATCATCGTTTCGGGTTTCAATGTGTACCCCCAGGAAGTCGAAGAAGTCCTCCTCGATTTCCCGGGTGTGGCCAAAGCTGCCGTTGTCGGAGTGAGACGGGAACTCCGGGGCGAGGTCGTCAAGGCCTACATCGTTCCTCAAGAAGGGTGTACCCTTGACCCCCGGGAGATTGTGAGTTTCTGCAAGAAGCGCCTCCCTCCCTACAAGGTTCCACGCCTTGTGGAAATTGTTCCCGACCTTCCTCAGACTGCAACCGGAAAGGTCATGAAGTTCCTCCTCGCACAAGCCCCATCGCAAAAGGAGTACGAGGCATGA